The genomic window CTTGATGTCGCGGTCAGCGAGGTAGCGCGTCGTTCCCTCCGCGATGTCGCCCGGCTCGGCGATCCGCGGCGCCAGCTCAGCCAGCCACCCCGGGTAGTACGTTGCCTGCGTCGACCACGGGACGTCATCGACGTACCGATGACAGAAGCGCAGCACGGTCGTGGAGGCTTCCTCCACCTTGAGCCTGTCCGCTGTGTACTCGGTCGCCGGCACAATCTCCACGCGGAAGGTCTGGCGGGGCCGTCGCCCGGCGTTCGTGACGTCAGTGCTGTACGCGTCACCGTTCTGCGGGAAATTCAGATCCTCGAACCGAGAAGCGTTGAGTTCGAAGACCTCGTGTGAGCGAACCTCGTAGCCGAGTCCCTGACTCGATGAGATCAGACCCTCCGTGACCAGCAGGTTAAGGCCTGCTCGGATCGTGTTGCGCGATGCGTCGAAGCGAGTGCTCAGCTCGCTCTCGGAGGGCAGGCGCGCGCCTGGCCCGTACTTGCCATCGGTGATCTCGCGACGCAGCGCGTCGGCGATGACCCGGTACTTCGGCTGCTGGCTCATGCCTCCATCATGACGCACTCGCTCAACTTGTTCCTACATGCTCGTCCAAACCGCTTGACGGCCCGCGTCCGCGGGTGCAGCATCATGGACATCAGCTTGTTCCTACAAGTTGACCAAGAGGTTCAAGCAGGTTAAGTACGCCCGAAAGCCCTGGACAGGGCTGGAGAGGCGGCACAGGGCGGGGACGCTGCAATCCCGCTAAAGGCCAGGCGGAACAGGG from Streptomyces sp. NBC_01198 includes these protein-coding regions:
- a CDS encoding GntR family transcriptional regulator; amino-acid sequence: MSQQPKYRVIADALRREITDGKYGPGARLPSESELSTRFDASRNTIRAGLNLLVTEGLISSSQGLGYEVRSHEVFELNASRFEDLNFPQNGDAYSTDVTNAGRRPRQTFRVEIVPATEYTADRLKVEEASTTVLRFCHRYVDDVPWSTQATYYPGWLAELAPRIAEPGDIAEGTTRYLADRDIKQIGYFDEIATRMPTPEESRLLEIAAGVPVLLWTRTGYSDSRPIRCTVTTFRGDLNRMNYEIGDLSGRDETQ